In the Kitasatospora terrestris genome, one interval contains:
- a CDS encoding GNAT family N-acetyltransferase has protein sequence MSSKLTYRQLDETDTPAVLELLTASLAGGPTGTRSADFFTWKHRRNPFGDSPGLVAVAPDGRLAGVRLFLRWRFRGADGRPVAAVRPVDTATHPDFQGRGIFRRLTTDLLEQVAGDAELVFNTPNGNSLPGYLRMGWRELGQVPISIRVARPTAFARGARAALARRASAPRPPACHLPTAERWFADKPAGLDGLLAERAEADLADPRLATPRTAEYLAWRYGEAPGLDYRVLTCERGGELAGVAFGRPRRRGPLAEFTLAEVIVRPGDRGSAARLLRAAAASGCDHAATHLAPGTEAAQAALRRGYLTAPRTGMTLAARTPTGPLPAEHTLAAWRFGLGDLEVF, from the coding sequence GTGAGTTCCAAACTGACGTACCGTCAGCTCGACGAGACGGACACGCCGGCGGTGCTGGAGCTGCTGACCGCCTCGCTGGCGGGCGGGCCGACCGGCACCCGCAGTGCCGACTTCTTCACCTGGAAGCACCGGCGCAACCCGTTCGGCGACAGCCCCGGCCTGGTCGCGGTCGCGCCGGACGGGCGGCTCGCCGGGGTGCGGCTCTTCCTGCGCTGGCGGTTCCGCGGTGCCGACGGCCGCCCGGTGGCCGCCGTCCGGCCGGTGGACACCGCCACCCATCCGGACTTCCAGGGCCGCGGCATCTTCCGCCGGCTCACCACCGACCTGCTCGAACAGGTCGCGGGGGACGCCGAGTTGGTGTTCAACACGCCCAACGGCAACAGCCTGCCCGGCTACCTCAGGATGGGCTGGCGGGAGCTCGGCCAGGTGCCGATCTCGATCCGGGTGGCCCGGCCCACCGCCTTCGCCCGCGGCGCCCGCGCGGCGCTGGCCCGCCGCGCCTCCGCCCCGCGCCCGCCGGCCTGCCACCTGCCCACCGCCGAGCGGTGGTTCGCCGACAAGCCGGCCGGGCTGGACGGGCTGCTCGCCGAACGGGCCGAGGCCGACCTGGCCGACCCCCGGCTCGCCACCCCGCGCACCGCCGAGTACCTGGCCTGGCGCTACGGCGAGGCGCCCGGCCTGGACTACCGGGTGCTGACCTGCGAACGCGGTGGGGAGCTCGCCGGGGTGGCCTTCGGCCGGCCCCGCCGGCGCGGGCCGCTCGCCGAGTTCACCCTCGCCGAGGTGATCGTCCGCCCCGGCGACCGGGGCAGCGCCGCCCGGCTGCTGCGCGCCGCCGCCGCGTCCGGCTGCGACCACGCCGCCACCCACCTGGCCCCCGGCACCGAGGCCGCCCAGGCCGCGCTGCGCCGCGGCTACCTGACCGCGCCGCGCACCGGCATGACGCTCGCCGCGCGCACGCCGACCGGCCCGCTCCCCGCCGAGCACACCCTGGCCGCCTGGCGGTTCGGCCTCGGCGACCTGGAGGTCTTCTGA
- a CDS encoding glycosyltransferase — MTRRRVLWLAKGLGRGGAEQLLVNCARNADTSRYEFEVAYVLPHKDALVPALEAAGVRTHCLGAAPGALWPWRLRSLLAERRYDLVHSHMPVPAVAARLLTLGPRGARLVHTEHNVWERYRTPTRWANALTYRRNDAVIAVSHAVAGTIGRRRPGDWVTVVHHGPDLAGAPEGPAARSAAREALGLPQDAVVIGTVGNLTAKKDQATLLAAFAQLRREHPSAALVLIGAGPLEQQLRSQAGESVVFAGSRPDVPALLPGLDVFTLSSRAEGLPVALMEAMTSGLPSVVTRVGGMPEVLDDGEQGYLVPPGDPAALAAALGRLVGDGGLRERLGSAARERSKSFDVAGAQRSIEQVYARVLAR, encoded by the coding sequence ATGACCCGCCGGAGGGTGCTGTGGCTGGCCAAGGGCCTGGGCCGCGGCGGCGCGGAGCAGTTGCTGGTGAACTGCGCGCGGAACGCCGACACCTCGCGGTACGAGTTCGAGGTGGCGTACGTGCTGCCGCACAAGGACGCGCTGGTGCCGGCGCTGGAGGCGGCCGGGGTGCGCACGCACTGCCTGGGCGCGGCGCCGGGGGCCCTGTGGCCGTGGCGGCTGCGGTCGCTGCTGGCGGAGCGCCGGTACGACCTGGTGCACTCGCACATGCCGGTCCCGGCGGTCGCGGCGCGGCTGCTGACGCTGGGCCCGCGCGGGGCGCGGCTGGTGCACACCGAGCACAACGTCTGGGAGCGCTACCGGACGCCGACCCGCTGGGCGAACGCGCTGACCTACCGGCGCAACGACGCGGTGATCGCGGTCTCGCACGCGGTGGCGGGGACCATCGGCCGCCGCCGGCCGGGCGACTGGGTCACCGTGGTGCACCACGGCCCGGACCTGGCCGGGGCTCCGGAGGGTCCGGCGGCGCGGTCCGCCGCCCGGGAGGCGCTGGGCCTGCCGCAGGACGCGGTGGTGATCGGCACGGTCGGCAACCTGACCGCGAAGAAGGACCAGGCGACTCTGCTGGCCGCGTTCGCGCAGCTGCGCCGGGAGCATCCCTCGGCCGCCCTGGTGCTGATCGGCGCGGGCCCGCTGGAGCAGCAACTTCGTTCCCAGGCAGGTGAGTCGGTGGTGTTCGCGGGTTCGCGGCCGGATGTTCCGGCGCTGCTGCCGGGCCTGGACGTGTTCACCCTGAGCTCCCGGGCCGAGGGCCTGCCGGTGGCGCTGATGGAGGCGATGACCTCGGGCCTGCCCTCGGTGGTGACCCGGGTCGGCGGCATGCCGGAGGTGCTGGACGACGGCGAGCAGGGCTACCTGGTGCCGCCGGGCGACCCGGCGGCGCTGGCGGCCGCGCTGGGCCGGCTGGTGGGCGACGGCGGGCTGCGCGAGCGGCTGGGCTCGGCCGCCCGGGAGCGGTCCAAGAGCTTCGACGTGGCCGGCGCCCAGCGCTCGATCGAGCAGGTGTACGCCCGGGTGCTGGCCCGCTGA
- a CDS encoding MOSC domain-containing protein: MPQLTGLHLYPVKSTYRLSPDSARVEPWGLAGDRRWMLVDPRGKALTQREEPALGQYRVRPAEDGTLTVTAPDGATVTVPVPLVKDGADEVEVDVFGTRIAAALAAAGAERFFTERLGEVRLVHLDRPDTGRPIDPAYAEAGETVSFADGYPLLLTTTASLDDLNRRIAEDHPDDPVKGAPLPMERFRPNVVVSGTDAWAEDDWRRIRIGELEFRVAKPCGRCLVTTTDQETGVRRGPEPLRALGRYRRFGQKLVFGQNLVPIRPEGTVGDTLGTLRLGDQVTVL; the protein is encoded by the coding sequence ATGCCACAGCTGACCGGACTGCACCTCTACCCCGTCAAGTCCACCTACCGGCTGAGCCCGGACAGTGCCCGGGTCGAGCCCTGGGGCCTGGCCGGCGACCGCCGCTGGATGCTCGTCGACCCGCGCGGCAAGGCGCTCACCCAGCGCGAGGAGCCCGCGCTCGGCCAGTACCGCGTCCGGCCCGCCGAGGACGGCACGCTCACCGTCACCGCCCCCGACGGCGCCACCGTCACCGTCCCGGTCCCGCTGGTCAAGGACGGCGCCGACGAGGTCGAGGTCGACGTCTTCGGCACCCGCATCGCCGCCGCCCTGGCCGCCGCCGGGGCGGAGCGCTTCTTCACCGAGCGGCTCGGCGAGGTCCGCCTGGTCCACCTCGACCGGCCCGACACCGGCCGGCCGATCGACCCCGCGTACGCCGAGGCGGGCGAGACCGTCTCCTTCGCCGACGGCTACCCGCTGCTGCTCACCACCACCGCCTCGCTCGACGACCTCAACCGCCGGATCGCCGAGGACCACCCGGACGACCCGGTCAAGGGCGCGCCCCTCCCGATGGAGCGGTTCCGACCCAACGTCGTCGTCTCCGGCACCGACGCCTGGGCCGAGGACGACTGGCGGCGGATCCGGATCGGCGAGCTGGAGTTCCGCGTGGCCAAGCCGTGCGGCCGCTGCCTGGTCACCACCACCGACCAGGAGACCGGCGTCCGGCGCGGGCCCGAGCCGCTGCGCGCCCTCGGCCGCTACCGCCGGTTCGGCCAGAAGCTGGTCTTCGGCCAGAACCTGGTGCCGATCCGGCCGGAAGGCACCGTGGGAGACACCCTGGGCACTCTCCGGCTCGGCGACCAGGTGACCGTCCTGTGA
- a CDS encoding DUF6643 family protein, whose product MTSPRSYDGVGYPSPSFSSGTPIYDSLVAERGIPQIAPINVPPALPSSYGSGYGSYSGSGYGGYDSPASNLPALPPARLALGPGPSSAPAPSMPGQPTGGYAAAPQAGYPTTAQSYVPGQRPAGPAAFQPAQPQAPYGGAAQGFAGQGQPQNGFASAPQSFGAPSFGSQGFGAQAPQAGYSADQSFGGNQLRPAAPVAPVRPVVPQQYQAPQQYGQYQQYPQAG is encoded by the coding sequence ATGACCTCGCCCCGCTCCTACGACGGAGTCGGCTACCCCTCTCCGTCCTTCTCCTCCGGCACGCCCATCTACGACAGCTTGGTCGCAGAGCGCGGCATCCCGCAGATCGCCCCGATCAATGTGCCCCCGGCACTCCCCTCCTCCTACGGCTCCGGTTACGGCAGCTACAGCGGGTCCGGCTACGGCGGCTACGACAGCCCCGCGAGCAACCTGCCCGCCCTGCCGCCCGCGCGTCTCGCCCTGGGCCCCGGCCCGAGCAGCGCCCCGGCGCCGAGCATGCCCGGCCAGCCCACCGGCGGTTACGCCGCCGCCCCGCAGGCCGGCTACCCGACCACCGCGCAGTCGTACGTCCCGGGCCAGCGCCCGGCCGGGCCGGCCGCCTTCCAGCCGGCCCAGCCGCAGGCCCCGTACGGCGGCGCCGCGCAGGGCTTCGCCGGCCAGGGCCAGCCGCAGAACGGCTTCGCCTCCGCCCCGCAGTCCTTCGGTGCGCCGAGCTTCGGCAGCCAGGGCTTCGGCGCGCAGGCCCCGCAGGCCGGCTACTCCGCCGACCAGAGCTTCGGCGGCAACCAGCTGCGCCCGGCCGCTCCGGTCGCCCCGGTCCGTCCGGTGGTGCCGCAGCAGTACCAGGCCCCGCAGCAGTACGGCCAGTACCAGCAGTACCCGCAGGCCGGCTGA
- a CDS encoding CpsD/CapB family tyrosine-protein kinase — protein sequence MEPANLFTVLRRYWRLLAGCTAAALLLGFLLTPAGDAVDDGKWQCKVAITPVAGAADTVRADQVLSYAQGSSVTTAAAQKLHVMDVAGLSARRTVAAASTQMLQFTTTGPTQQSAAELAQALSDATITGYSQESKRSADESIKRLQAQAKEQQEQVDQLQRDFSSARPADQPKLKPQLDSAIASLTKTLGAIGDLRNYSQTDAIQQWGSIDCKETGGNFLSAPSRGLRMSIAVVLGLGLGVVAALMLSRMDSRLRTRNGAEEAFNLPVIGEIPLLSRRNRRLREPLVVARPSDPAAEAFRSLRSTLLLTGPDVLAQQIGDGATDPAARAARRRANPAPVILVMSGRSGDGRTSTVANLAAALAETGRQVLVLDCDFRHPQTHVHFGVGEGPGMAELLSGEQLTDPGDLIRRTNVEGVSLIPGGNTATAYPAALVLRAGEVLRRAQRHADVVLVDSSPLLHANDAYELVRHADAVLVTVMAGNVKPEEADRVAELLARTGVPVAGVALLGTDGPTGLRRKPGSARASAAAARSAAVSAPLPSVPRPAAAEPQEHKPSWARRPAAEGPQEAENESTLQLRLGEDL from the coding sequence GTGGAACCGGCAAACCTTTTCACTGTCCTCCGACGGTACTGGCGACTGCTGGCCGGCTGCACCGCGGCTGCTCTGCTGCTCGGCTTCCTGCTCACCCCGGCCGGTGACGCGGTGGACGACGGCAAGTGGCAGTGCAAGGTCGCCATAACGCCGGTCGCGGGCGCGGCGGACACCGTCCGGGCCGACCAGGTGCTGTCCTACGCGCAGGGCTCCTCGGTGACCACGGCGGCCGCGCAGAAGCTGCACGTCATGGACGTGGCGGGCCTGTCGGCGCGCCGCACGGTGGCCGCGGCGTCCACCCAGATGCTGCAGTTCACCACCACCGGGCCGACCCAGCAGTCGGCGGCGGAGCTGGCGCAGGCGCTCTCCGACGCGACCATCACCGGCTACAGCCAGGAGTCCAAGCGCAGCGCCGACGAGTCGATCAAGCGGCTGCAGGCCCAGGCCAAGGAGCAGCAGGAGCAGGTCGACCAGCTGCAGCGGGACTTCTCCTCCGCCCGCCCGGCCGACCAGCCGAAGCTGAAGCCGCAGCTGGACAGTGCGATCGCCTCGCTGACCAAGACCCTGGGCGCCATCGGCGACCTGCGCAACTACAGCCAGACCGACGCGATCCAGCAGTGGGGTTCGATCGACTGCAAGGAGACCGGCGGCAACTTCCTCTCGGCGCCCAGCCGGGGCCTGCGGATGAGCATCGCGGTGGTGCTGGGCCTGGGCCTGGGCGTGGTGGCGGCCCTGATGCTGAGCCGGATGGACTCCCGGCTGCGCACCCGCAACGGCGCCGAGGAGGCGTTCAACCTCCCGGTGATCGGCGAGATCCCGCTGCTGTCCCGGCGCAACCGCCGGCTGCGCGAGCCGCTGGTGGTGGCCCGCCCGTCGGACCCGGCGGCGGAGGCCTTCCGGTCGCTGCGCTCGACCCTGCTGCTGACCGGGCCGGACGTGCTGGCGCAGCAGATCGGCGACGGCGCCACGGATCCGGCGGCCCGGGCCGCCCGGCGACGGGCCAACCCGGCGCCGGTGATCCTGGTGATGTCGGGCCGCAGCGGTGACGGCCGGACCAGCACGGTGGCGAACCTGGCGGCGGCGCTCGCCGAGACCGGCCGCCAGGTGCTGGTGCTGGACTGCGACTTCCGCCACCCGCAGACGCACGTGCACTTCGGGGTCGGCGAGGGTCCGGGCATGGCCGAGCTGCTGAGCGGCGAGCAGCTGACCGACCCGGGCGACCTGATCCGGCGCACCAACGTGGAGGGCGTCTCGCTGATCCCCGGCGGCAACACCGCCACCGCGTACCCGGCGGCGCTGGTGCTGCGGGCGGGCGAGGTGCTGCGCCGGGCGCAGCGGCACGCGGACGTGGTGCTGGTCGACTCCTCGCCGCTGCTGCACGCCAACGACGCGTACGAGCTGGTGCGGCACGCGGACGCGGTGCTGGTGACCGTGATGGCGGGCAACGTGAAGCCGGAGGAGGCCGACCGAGTGGCGGAGCTGCTGGCCCGCACCGGTGTGCCGGTGGCCGGCGTGGCGCTGCTCGGCACGGACGGTCCGACCGGGCTGCGCCGCAAGCCGGGTTCGGCCCGGGCCTCGGCGGCCGCGGCCCGTTCGGCGGCCGTCTCCGCCCCGCTGCCGTCCGTCCCGCGGCCGGCCGCGGCGGAGCCGCAGGAGCACAAGCCGAGCTGGGCCCGGCGCCCGGCGGCCGAGGGGCCGCAGGAAGCGGAGAACGAGAGCACCCTGCAGCTGCGCCTCGGGGAGGACCTGTGA
- a CDS encoding DegT/DnrJ/EryC1/StrS family aminotransferase → MTTTDQNLPAALGGAAAFPEGLPLTRLEVPGREELLARLGRVLDSGMLTNGPTVRELEQRAAELIGVEHVVAVSNCTAGLMLVLQAAGVGDGGSVVMPGFSFSATAHAARWAGGTPLFAEARVEDVTLDPADAEAKLKAADRPVALMATHVYGTPCRTEELQRIADAAGVPLVYDAAHGLGSSRKGVPVGNFGLAEVFSMSPTKVAVAGEGGLVATRDADLAATIRTGRDYGNPGDYDTLFHGLNARMSELHAAVGLAWLADLPQRVAHRGSLVATFASAVAGLPGLRLALPEEGDVSTFKDLTLILDADAFGLTNRQLADALKAEGIDTRRYFHPPLQRQKSYAYLGQAESLPVTDRLAESVLTVPLWTHMDTATVRRIADAVVRIQPHAEQLAAAV, encoded by the coding sequence ATGACGACCACTGACCAGAACCTGCCCGCCGCCCTCGGCGGCGCCGCCGCCTTCCCCGAGGGCCTGCCGCTCACCCGGCTGGAGGTCCCCGGGCGCGAGGAGCTGCTGGCCCGGCTCGGCCGCGTCCTCGACAGCGGCATGCTGACCAACGGCCCGACCGTCCGCGAGCTGGAGCAGCGCGCCGCCGAACTGATCGGCGTGGAGCACGTGGTGGCGGTCTCCAACTGCACCGCCGGCCTGATGCTGGTGCTGCAGGCCGCCGGGGTGGGCGACGGCGGCTCGGTGGTGATGCCGGGCTTCAGCTTCTCGGCGACCGCGCACGCCGCGCGCTGGGCGGGCGGCACCCCGCTGTTCGCCGAGGCCCGGGTCGAGGACGTCACCCTGGACCCGGCGGACGCCGAGGCCAAGCTCAAGGCCGCCGACCGCCCGGTCGCGCTGATGGCCACCCACGTGTACGGCACCCCGTGCCGGACCGAGGAACTGCAGCGGATCGCCGACGCCGCCGGGGTGCCGCTGGTGTACGACGCCGCGCACGGCCTCGGCTCCAGCCGCAAGGGCGTGCCGGTCGGGAACTTCGGCCTGGCCGAGGTGTTCTCGATGAGCCCGACCAAGGTCGCGGTGGCCGGCGAGGGCGGCCTGGTCGCCACCCGCGACGCCGACCTGGCCGCCACCATCCGCACCGGCCGCGACTACGGCAACCCGGGCGACTACGACACGCTCTTCCACGGGCTGAACGCCCGGATGAGCGAGCTGCACGCCGCGGTCGGCCTGGCCTGGCTGGCCGACCTGCCGCAGCGGGTGGCGCACCGCGGCTCGCTGGTCGCGACCTTCGCCTCCGCCGTCGCGGGCCTGCCGGGCCTGCGCCTGGCGCTGCCGGAGGAGGGCGACGTGTCCACCTTCAAGGACCTCACCCTGATCCTGGACGCGGACGCCTTCGGGCTCACCAACCGGCAGCTGGCCGACGCGCTGAAGGCCGAGGGCATCGACACCCGGCGCTACTTCCACCCGCCGCTGCAGCGGCAGAAGTCGTACGCCTACCTGGGCCAGGCCGAGTCGCTGCCGGTCACCGACCGGCTGGCCGAGTCGGTGCTGACCGTCCCGCTGTGGACGCACATGGACACCGCCACCGTCCGCCGGATCGCCGACGCGGTGGTCCGGATCCAGCCGCACGCGGAGCAGCTGGCCGCCGCCGTCTGA
- the mscL gene encoding large conductance mechanosensitive channel protein MscL — MFKGFRSFLLRGNVVDLAVGIVIGAAFTAVVTGFVTAFLTPLIGVATGAVGDFSQKHFVVGGTNFPYGAFLNALISFVLIAAVIYFAVVVPVGKLQNRFNPVKETPVKKADCPECLSTVPAAATRCAHCTSELAGRPGFPAQASPLEPAR; from the coding sequence ATGTTCAAGGGATTCCGCAGTTTCCTGCTGCGCGGCAACGTGGTCGACCTGGCGGTCGGCATCGTCATCGGCGCGGCCTTCACCGCCGTCGTCACCGGATTCGTCACCGCCTTCCTGACCCCGCTGATCGGCGTCGCCACCGGCGCGGTCGGCGACTTCAGCCAGAAGCACTTCGTGGTGGGCGGCACCAACTTCCCGTACGGCGCCTTCCTCAACGCGCTGATCAGCTTCGTGCTGATCGCCGCGGTGATCTACTTCGCCGTGGTGGTGCCGGTGGGCAAGCTCCAGAACCGGTTCAACCCGGTCAAGGAGACCCCGGTCAAGAAGGCCGACTGCCCGGAGTGCCTGTCCACCGTGCCGGCCGCGGCGACCCGCTGCGCGCACTGCACCAGCGAGCTGGCCGGGCGTCCCGGCTTCCCGGCCCAGGCGAGCCCCCTGGAGCCCGCTCGTTGA